The Syngnathus acus chromosome 3, fSynAcu1.2, whole genome shotgun sequence genome includes a window with the following:
- the LOC119120709 gene encoding cytochrome P450 1A1 encodes MTLMILPLVGALSVSEGLVAVTTLCLVYLLLKSMRGDIPEGLRRLPGPKPLPIIGNVLQLGKRPYLSLTAMSQRYGSVFKIQIGMRPVVVLSGGETVRQALIKQGEDFSGRPDLYSFRYINDGESLAFSTDRAGVWRARRKLAYSALRSFATLDGTSPQYSCMLEEHICKEGEYLVKQLEKVMKADGSFDPFRHIVVSVANVICGMCFGRRYDHDDQELLSLVNLSDEFGQVVGSGNPADFIPALQYLPSASMRAFVDINNRFNTFVRKIVVDHYASFNKDNIRDITDSLIDHCEDRKLDENSNIQVSDNKIVGIVNDLFGAGFDTISTALSWSVMYLVAYPEIQERLNQELKNKVGLQRSPLLSDKANLPLLEAFILEIFRHSSFLPFTIPHCTTKDTSLNGFFIPKDTCVFINQWQINHDPELWKDPTSFNPERFLSDDGTELNKQEGEKVMVFGLGKRRCIGEVIARQEVFLFLAIIVQRLQFHTIPGEPVDMTPEYGLTMKHKRCHLRATLRPLDVQ; translated from the exons ATGACGCTAATGATACTACCGCTAGTGGGGGCCCTGTCCGTGTCGGAGGGTCTGGTGGCCGTGACCACGTTGTGTTTGGTCTACCTGTTGCTCAAGTCCATGCGCGGCGACATTCCCGAGGGGCTCCGAAGGCTCCCGGGGCCCAAGCCCCTCCCTATCATCGGCAACGTACTGCAATTGGGGAAAAGGCCTTACCTGAGTCTTACCGCCATGAGCCAGCGCTACGGCTCCGTCTTCAAGATCCAGATCGGCATGCGTCCCGTGGTGGTGCTGAGCGGCGGCGAAACGGTGCGACAGGCGCTCATCAAACAGGGAGAGGACTTCTCCGGGAGGCCCGACCTGTATTCCTTCCGCTACATCAACGACGGCGAGAGTTTGGCCTTCAGTACCGACCGAGCGGGTGTGTGGCGGGCTCGCCGGAAGTTGGCCTACAGCGCCTTGAGATCTTTCGCAACTCTGGATGGCACCTCGCCGCAGTACTCGTGCATGCTGGAGGAGCACATCTGCAAGGAGGGCGAGTATCTGGTGAAGCAGCTGGAGAAGGTCATGAAAGCCGACGGAAGCTTCGACCCCTTTCGGCATATCGTCGTCTCCGTGGCTAACGTCATCTGCGGAATGTGCTTCGGGCGCCGCTACGACCACGACGACCAAGAACTTCTGAGCCTGGTGAACCTGAGCGATGAATTCGGACAGGTGGTGGGCAGCGGCAATCCCGCCGACTTCATCCCGGCTCTTCAGTATCTGCCCAGCGCCAGCATGAGGGCGTTTGTGGACATCAATAACCGTTTCAACACCTTTGTCAGGAAGATCGTGGTTGACCACTACGCCTCTTTCAACAAG GACAATATTCGGGATATCACCGACTCCCTCATCGATCACTGCGAGGACAGGAAGCTGGACGAGAATTCTAACATCCAGGTGTCGGATAACAAGATCGTAGGGATCGTCAACGACCTCTTCGGAGCAG GGTTCGACACCATCTCGACCGCCCTATCCTGGTCCGTCATGTACTTAGTGGCTTACCCGGAGATTCAGGAGAGGCTTAATCAGGAGCTGA AGAACAAAGTGGGACTTCAGCGCTCTCCCCTTTTATCCGACAAAGCCAACCTGCCCCTCCTGGAGGCCTTCATCTTGGAAATCTTTCGTCACTCGTCATTCCTGCCCTTTACCATCCCTCACTG CACCACAAAGGACACGTCTCTGAACGGCTTCTTCATTCCTAAAGACACCTGCGTCTTCATCAATCAATGGCAAATCAATCACGACCC TGAGCTCTGGAAGGATCCGACATCCTTCAACCCGGAACGTTTCTTGAGTGACGACGGCACAGAGCTTAATAAGCAAGAAGGCGAGAAGGTGATGGTCTTCGGCCTGGGCAAGCGCCGCTGTATCGGCGAGGTCATCGCGCGGCAGGAAGTCTTCCTCTTCTTGGCTATTATCGTCCAGAGGCTGCAATTCCACACCATACCCGGCGAGCCCGTGGACATGACGCCCGAGTATGGCCTCACCATGAAGCACAAACGCTGCCATCTGAGAGCCACTCTGCGACCGCTTGACGTGCAGTGA